The DNA region TCTCGCCTAATAGAAGAGTTTAGCCGTCTTCCGGGCATAGGCCCAAAAACGGCTTCCCGCCTCACTTTTTATCTCCTTAGAGCTCCAAAAGAGCAAGCTCTTGCTCTGGCCGAAGCCATTAAAGAGCTGAGGGAAAAAACTTTTTACTGTGAAATCTGCTTTAACATTACCGACGAAAGCCCCTGCCCCATATGCAGGGATCCGGACAGAGACCACTCCACTATCTGTGTTGTAGAGGATCCGCTTGATGTGCTGGCTCTGGAAAGGACAGGTGAATACAAAGGTGTTTACCATGTGCTGCACGGGGCTATTTCACC from Anaerolineae bacterium includes:
- the recR gene encoding recombination mediator RecR; this translates as MAKLAGPVSRLIEEFSRLPGIGPKTASRLTFYLLRAPKEQALALAEAIKELREKTFYCEICFNITDESPCPICRDPDRDHSTICVVEDPLDVLALERTGEYKGVYHVLHGAISPVEGIGPEDLRIQELLKRLKGKLIREVILATNPNLEGEATAMYIYQLIKPLGLKVTRLARGLPVGGDLEYADAITLARALEGRREM